The Halorubrum salinarum genome segment CGGTCGCCGGCTCCCTCGTCGTCGTCGGTCCCGCCCGCCGGGTCGGCCGAGAGCGCCAGCACGTCCCGCAGGGTCGCGCCGCGCTCGCGGATCGCGGGCTCCGCGTCGCTCCCGCGGCGCACGTCGAGGTCGTCCGCGCCCGGCGGCGGGTCGTCGACCGCGACGTCGACGGCCTCGAACGCGCGGTAGAAGGCGACCGCGTCCTCGACGGTCGTCGCCCGACAGAGCGCGTCGAGGCCGGCGGGCGAGAGGTCCCGGCCCGGGTCCGCGGCCGCACGCACCAGCGGGACCAGGAGCAGCAGACAGCCGAACTGGGTGTTCGTCCCGGCGCGGTCGGCCATTCCCCGCACCGCGCGCTCGAAGGCGTCGCCGACCGCGGGGCCCGCGCCACCGGCGGTCCCCCTCGCGGCCCGTTCGAGCCCCGGGCGCGCGCCGACGGCGCCGCCGAGGAACGCCTCGAACCGCAGGTCGTCGAGGTCGCGGCGCCGGTCGACGTTCCCGGGCTTCGGCGTCCCGGCCACCTCGACGAGGAGCGCGAGCGTCGCGTCGTCGACGGGGTCGGTCACGGCGACGCCCCCGGCCCGGGCTCGGGCCCGCGGGCCTCGCGCGGGAGCCCCCCGCTCCGCCACGCCTCCACCGCGTCCGCGACGCGCGCGAGGACCGGCGGGTCCTCCGTCGGTCGCCCGACGCTCACCGCGTCGGCGCCGTGTCCCCCGTACTCGGCGACCGTCTCGCGGCCGCGGACGCCGTTGTTGGCCACGAGCGTCAGGTCGGCGAGCGCGGTCCCCTCGCCGTCCCGCGCCGCCGCCGCGTCGACCGCGGCCGCCAGGTCCGCGATCACCGCCTCCGAGTCCATCGCGTCGACGTGGAGCCAGTCCGCGCCCGCGGCCGCGACCCGCTCCGCGACCGCGACGAGGTCGACGCCCGGCACCTCGGCGCGGACCTTCACGCTCGTCGTCGCGCCCGCCTCGGCCGCGGCGGCGACGTACCGCGCGAGGCGGTCCGGCTCGCGGAGCAGCGACTCGCCGCAGCCGACCGCGCGCAGCTCCGGCTGCCGGCAGTGGGCGTTGACCTCGCAGACGGCGCCGCGGTCGGCGCAGACGCGCGCGACCTCCCGGACCGGTCCGGGCGCCGCG includes the following:
- a CDS encoding triphosphoribosyl-dephospho-CoA synthase — encoded protein: MTDPVDDATLALLVEVAGTPKPGNVDRRRDLDDLRFEAFLGGAVGARPGLERAARGTAGGAGPAVGDAFERAVRGMADRAGTNTQFGCLLLLVPLVRAAADPGRDLSPAGLDALCRATTVEDAVAFYRAFEAVDVAVDDPPPGADDLDVRRGSDAEPAIRERGATLRDVLALSADPAGGTDDDEGAGDRVPDRNAAEWTEGFPRTFRAAEWILSDEGPLADRAARAFLGLLAAEPDTLVASTRGAATAREASERAATLLGVESAGSGAVGGVDAVPTDAVHGADLDAAESLADEFVDEGINPGTTADLTCAALFVALRRGAEVAP
- a CDS encoding tRNA-dihydrouridine synthase; this encodes MTRSGSEREASAEGDDGGSGAPTDGDPFLVAASLSGAADAAWARAAAPHVDAALLGGVALDPASRAAARDLVARGRSEFLPADPVAFVADQLDAVADAPVRPGINVRSAAPGPVREVARVCADRGAVCEVNAHCRQPELRAVGCGESLLREPDRLARYVAAAAEAGATTSVKVRAEVPGVDLVAVAERVAAAGADWLHVDAMDSEAVIADLAAAVDAAAARDGEGTALADLTLVANNGVRGRETVAEYGGHGADAVSVGRPTEDPPVLARVADAVEAWRSGGLPREARGPEPGPGASP